Proteins encoded by one window of Penaeus monodon isolate SGIC_2016 unplaced genomic scaffold, NSTDA_Pmon_1 PmonScaffold_20758, whole genome shotgun sequence:
- the LOC119570005 gene encoding glycine receptor subunit alpha-4-like: LQHPSGYAFLRSPLLHPPGNYSCLQAVFHLQRNLAYHLVQSYLPSSLIVVVSWVSFWLDADAVASRVILGVTTLFTVCSESAAFGNKLSTVSYVKALDVWMGSCTVFVFLAMVEFTLVNYIGRRRRRLLFRSSAEGQENIEARERSDSIRSTAVETPEMTENTPVDAEDSGAAETGGSATFLREGPNAEKSAGDVEVPLAWLLEAERAKRIDRNSRVVFPLLFLVFNLGYWVYYQALC; this comes from the exons GCTGCCTGCAGGCAGTGTTCCACCTTCAGCGCAACCTGGCCTACCACCTAGTGCAGTCGTACCTGCCGTCCTCGCTCATCGTGGTCGTCTCATGGGTCAGCTTCTGGCTGGACGCTGACGCCGTGGCTTCCCGGGTCATCCTTGGCGTGACGACTCTCTTCACCGTGTGCTCGGAGTCCGCTGCCTTCGGGAATAAGCTGTCGACAG TGTCGTACGTGAAGGCTCTGGACGTGTGGATGGGGTCGTGCACCGTGTTCGTGTTCTTGGCGATGGTGGAATTCACGCTCGTTAACTACATCGGCCGACGCCGCCGCAGACTCCTGTTTCGGTCCTCCGCCGAGGGTCAGGAAAATATC GAAGCACGAGAAAGAAGCGACTCCATCCGCAGCACGGCCGTTGAAACTCCCGAAATGACCGAGAACACGCCAGTCGACGCGGAGGACAGCGGCGCCGCGGAAACAGGAGGCAGTGCTACTTTTTTACGCGAAGGCCCGAATGCTGAAAAAAGTGCAGGTGACGTCGAAGTCCCTTTGGCCTGGCTGCTTGAAGCGGAGAGAGCAAAAAGGATCGATAGAAATAGCAGGGTGGTCTTCCCGCTACTCTTCCTCGTCTTCAATCTGGGCTACTGGGTCTACTATCAGGCTTTATGCTGA